The following coding sequences lie in one Pseudoalteromonas sp. Scap06 genomic window:
- the hutC gene encoding histidine utilization repressor, with amino-acid sequence MPTPKFTQIKQFIVDKIRSGLWLENQRVPSENELAKQFTVSRMTARRALSELTDAGILTRSQGLGTFVASFKSQSSLLEIKNIANEVKERNGNYSCTVQVLESINAVAPIAIALGVEVDSVVYRSVIIHNENDSPLQVEERFVNPPLAKDYLQQDFTALTPHEYLSTVAPLTQARHTVEAITPNSEMCQWLNLYNEEPCLQVIRRTWSVNGIVSFARLISPGSKYRLGGQLTFKNNNKAHNA; translated from the coding sequence ATGCCAACACCTAAGTTTACGCAAATAAAACAGTTTATTGTGGACAAAATACGCAGTGGGCTTTGGCTTGAAAACCAACGTGTCCCCTCAGAAAACGAACTAGCCAAACAGTTTACAGTAAGCAGAATGACCGCACGTCGGGCACTTAGTGAACTCACTGATGCCGGTATTTTAACCCGTAGCCAAGGCCTAGGTACGTTTGTAGCAAGCTTCAAGTCTCAGTCGTCATTACTTGAAATAAAAAACATCGCCAATGAAGTAAAAGAGCGAAACGGAAACTACAGCTGCACAGTGCAAGTATTAGAATCGATTAATGCCGTCGCGCCAATTGCAATTGCTTTAGGTGTAGAGGTAGATAGCGTGGTGTATCGCAGTGTCATTATTCATAATGAAAACGACAGTCCCTTGCAAGTAGAGGAGCGCTTTGTAAATCCACCCCTTGCAAAAGATTATTTACAACAAGATTTTACCGCCCTTACCCCGCACGAATACTTATCAACAGTTGCTCCTTTAACGCAAGCGAGGCATACGGTAGAGGCTATTACGCCAAACAGTGAAATGTGCCAATGGCTTAATTTATATAATGAAGAGCCCTGTTTACAAGTAATACGCCGTACTTGGTCGGTAAACGGAATTGTTAGTTTTGCACGACTTATATCGCCAGGCAGTAAGTACCGCTTGGGCGGACAATTAACATTTAAAAACAATAACAAAGCCCATAACGCTTAA
- the hutI gene encoding imidazolonepropionase, which translates to MQATESTEQLNDIDLLLTDANIATMDNNIDAPYGAIENAALAIKNGKIIWLGEQTELPDFDVLATPVVSIKGQWLTPGLIDCHTHLVFAGSRAQEFEQRLQGVSYQQIAAQGGGIASTVKATREADHEQLFVAAKDRLNALLAEGVTTVEIKSGYGLDIENEKKILEVARLLNQHHPIEVINTFLGAHALPLEFKNRSDDYINLVCNEMLNTLVEHDLVDAVDVFCEDIGFSHAQTQRVFDAAKKLGLAIKCHAEQLSNQQGAALVAQYNGLSADHLEYLDEAGVKAMANAGTVAVLLPGAFYFLKETKYPPIELLNKYKVPIAIASDFNPGTSPLCSLQLMMNMACTLFNFTPEQALMGVTAHGAQALGFADRGVLKVGARADIAHWQIEHPAQLSYQFGVNKLLNLWILGKLS; encoded by the coding sequence ATGCAAGCCACAGAATCCACAGAACAGTTAAATGATATCGATTTATTACTCACCGATGCCAATATTGCCACCATGGATAACAACATTGATGCACCTTATGGAGCGATAGAAAATGCGGCTTTAGCAATTAAAAATGGCAAAATAATATGGTTGGGTGAGCAAACTGAGTTACCTGATTTTGATGTATTAGCCACTCCGGTAGTAAGTATCAAAGGGCAGTGGTTAACCCCGGGCTTAATTGACTGCCATACTCACTTGGTGTTTGCCGGTTCTCGTGCACAGGAGTTTGAGCAGCGTTTACAGGGGGTAAGCTATCAGCAAATTGCCGCGCAAGGGGGCGGAATTGCAAGTACCGTGAAAGCAACCCGAGAGGCTGACCACGAACAATTATTTGTAGCAGCAAAAGATCGTTTAAATGCACTGCTAGCTGAAGGTGTCACTACGGTAGAAATTAAGTCAGGGTATGGGCTTGATATAGAAAATGAAAAAAAAATATTAGAAGTCGCTAGGCTTTTAAATCAACATCATCCTATTGAAGTCATTAATACCTTTTTAGGCGCGCATGCACTACCTTTAGAGTTTAAAAATCGCAGTGATGATTATATAAATTTAGTGTGTAATGAAATGCTTAACACACTTGTTGAACATGATTTAGTCGATGCAGTAGACGTATTTTGTGAGGATATTGGTTTTAGTCATGCTCAAACGCAGCGAGTATTTGATGCGGCTAAAAAACTGGGGTTAGCAATTAAGTGCCATGCTGAGCAATTATCCAATCAACAAGGTGCTGCGCTGGTGGCGCAATACAATGGTTTGTCGGCCGATCATTTGGAATATCTTGATGAAGCCGGAGTTAAAGCTATGGCAAATGCAGGTACTGTGGCGGTATTACTGCCCGGTGCTTTTTATTTTTTAAAAGAAACGAAATACCCTCCAATTGAACTGTTAAATAAATACAAGGTTCCCATCGCAATTGCCAGTGACTTTAACCCAGGCACATCACCGTTATGTTCTTTGCAATTAATGATGAATATGGCTTGTACATTATTTAATTTTACTCCAGAACAGGCATTAATGGGAGTCACGGCACACGGAGCTCAGGCTCTTGGTTTTGCTGATAGAGGCGTATTAAAAGTAGGCGCTCGCGCCGACATAGCACATTGGCAAATTGAGCATCCAGCACAATTAAGTTATCAGTTTGGGGTAAATAAACTGTTAAATCTATGGATATTGGGTAAACTTAGCTAA
- a CDS encoding GGDEF domain-containing phosphodiesterase — MDGTLLSYSNLAIFLSGALLMAMVAALLTVKSNVIRLSFLYTGLIGLAMVSTAIPWFVLLLALGFAFHLYQANLLKQKVPLLISACASGGLVLLFTGYLFFTLHLAWLLIPILLLSSSGFLMANTPQTAPTLKPETEPEAYVENSPLASFPDKQQLRQKYNELNDKDPFTAAIIVLRLEGFAQVNQHIGRDFGDLLLSQSANRIKDLLDSDEVFFLAEHAKLAHLGGLNFAFICDLQNHNHLHQQLIKQIIGATLKPFNVANCTIEVKVRASYVHCNKQSSSFDELISHAYLALDSRPAKQIVAYHQQMTTDHLEQQARLTELANISFADEFELFFQPVIRNEDGQIEFLELLLRWQHPTQGTLSASQFINDIRIAGLGYSLATFVIERAGELAMALRMEGMRVPLSVNLFGPEMLNEEFVDFVYGVIGEHQLRPGDLILECPLHIFTSLDDKGRAMIARLNSLGLKVCVDGLGDNPVLLSKLPSLAVAYIKISPALTADFSNQNNIRSLVGGMVEMHNQQQTKVIFEGVETLDQLKFVKSLKAYASQGYYFGHPLSSLGLMSWFKQWLEAQEL, encoded by the coding sequence ATGGATGGAACGTTATTGAGCTATAGCAATTTAGCTATTTTTTTAAGTGGTGCACTTTTAATGGCAATGGTTGCAGCGTTGTTAACCGTTAAAAGTAACGTAATAAGGCTCAGCTTTTTATACACTGGGCTGATTGGTTTAGCTATGGTTAGCACTGCCATCCCTTGGTTTGTTTTGTTATTGGCTCTGGGATTTGCTTTTCATTTATATCAGGCGAATTTGCTAAAGCAAAAAGTCCCGTTACTTATCAGTGCCTGTGCCTCAGGCGGGCTTGTTTTATTATTTACAGGTTACCTCTTTTTTACATTGCATTTAGCGTGGTTACTTATTCCAATTTTACTACTCAGTAGCAGTGGTTTTTTAATGGCTAATACGCCGCAGACTGCTCCAACTTTAAAGCCAGAAACCGAGCCTGAAGCGTATGTTGAAAACTCACCCTTAGCCAGCTTCCCTGATAAACAGCAGTTACGTCAAAAATATAATGAACTCAATGATAAGGATCCATTTACAGCAGCAATCATCGTACTGAGGCTAGAAGGTTTTGCTCAAGTTAATCAACATATTGGCCGAGATTTTGGCGACTTATTATTATCTCAGTCGGCCAATCGAATAAAAGATCTATTAGATAGCGATGAAGTTTTTTTTCTTGCTGAGCATGCTAAATTAGCGCACTTGGGTGGGTTAAACTTTGCATTTATTTGTGATTTACAAAATCATAATCATTTACATCAACAGCTTATAAAGCAAATTATTGGCGCTACCTTAAAGCCGTTCAATGTAGCTAATTGTACGATTGAAGTAAAAGTAAGAGCCAGTTATGTACATTGTAATAAACAAAGCAGCAGCTTTGATGAGCTAATTAGTCATGCTTACTTGGCGCTTGATAGTCGGCCAGCTAAACAAATTGTGGCTTATCATCAGCAAATGACGACTGATCATTTAGAGCAGCAAGCGCGATTAACTGAGCTGGCGAATATCAGCTTTGCTGATGAGTTCGAATTGTTTTTTCAACCGGTTATTCGAAATGAAGATGGCCAAATTGAATTTTTAGAATTGCTATTACGCTGGCAGCATCCAACCCAAGGGACTTTATCGGCGAGCCAGTTTATCAACGATATTAGAATTGCAGGGCTTGGTTACTCACTTGCGACCTTTGTTATTGAACGAGCTGGAGAGCTTGCCATGGCACTGCGTATGGAAGGAATGAGGGTGCCTTTAAGTGTTAACTTATTTGGCCCAGAAATGCTCAACGAAGAGTTTGTTGATTTTGTTTATGGGGTTATCGGTGAGCACCAACTTAGGCCTGGTGATTTAATTTTAGAATGTCCGCTACACATTTTTACTAGCCTAGATGATAAAGGTAGAGCCATGATAGCAAGACTTAACAGCTTAGGTTTAAAAGTGTGCGTTGATGGTTTAGGTGATAATCCTGTATTACTTTCTAAGTTACCTAGTTTAGCGGTGGCATACATTAAAATATCGCCTGCATTAACTGCTGACTTTAGTAATCAAAATAACATACGTAGTTTAGTAGGTGGTATGGTTGAAATGCATAACCAGCAACAGACGAAAGTTATTTTTGAAGGTGTTGAAACACTCGATCAACTAAAGTTTGTAAAAAGTCTAAAAGCCTATGCTTCACAGGGATACTATTTTGGACACCCATTGAGCAGTTTAGGATTAATGAGTTGGTTTAAGCAATGGTTAGAAGCACAAGAACTTTAA
- a CDS encoding formimidoylglutamase — translation MTFHLKLYDESTVKEICSDRAGELKAWQSMALLDARDNIQQALADAVQFGMRFVLLGICEDIGPRANLGNGGAQHAWPAFLQRFLNQPHNDAIAMQKVLLLGEVTLDDLMQQALPLDNHNPNDLAQLRKLCAEIDERVEAILDMVFKAGLEPIVIGGGHNNCLGIIRSLAKHSHNAINAINLDPHADFRECEGRHSGNGFRYAYQEQLLNNYHVIGLHELKNNQPIFDAMQSANFSYTSYQTINVKREINLTEATTHALQRFDNAPLGVEVDLDSLTNMPASAFNYCGFDVSDGEHYVYLAANDPRSAYLHLCEAAPSQHPHSITAGKLQCGQVISALVNTYLQTKLSL, via the coding sequence GTGACCTTTCACCTTAAACTATACGACGAAAGCACGGTAAAGGAAATTTGCTCTGACCGTGCTGGAGAGCTAAAAGCATGGCAGTCGATGGCATTACTTGATGCCCGCGACAATATTCAACAAGCACTTGCTGATGCCGTACAATTTGGTATGCGCTTTGTTTTACTCGGGATTTGTGAAGACATTGGCCCGAGAGCCAATCTAGGAAATGGTGGCGCACAGCATGCTTGGCCTGCGTTTTTACAACGCTTTTTAAACCAACCTCATAATGACGCTATTGCCATGCAAAAAGTATTACTGCTTGGCGAAGTCACCCTCGATGATTTAATGCAACAAGCACTACCGCTTGATAATCATAATCCAAACGACTTAGCTCAATTGCGTAAGCTGTGCGCTGAAATAGATGAGCGAGTTGAAGCAATTTTAGACATGGTTTTTAAAGCGGGTCTTGAACCTATTGTTATTGGCGGCGGGCATAATAACTGTTTAGGTATTATTCGCTCACTTGCCAAACATAGCCATAACGCAATTAACGCGATTAATTTAGATCCTCATGCCGACTTTCGTGAGTGTGAAGGTAGGCACAGTGGTAATGGGTTTCGCTACGCTTATCAAGAGCAGCTGCTCAATAATTACCATGTTATTGGCTTACATGAGCTAAAAAACAATCAACCTATTTTTGATGCTATGCAGAGCGCTAACTTTAGCTACACAAGCTATCAAACAATTAATGTGAAGCGCGAAATAAACTTAACAGAAGCAACCACCCATGCACTCCAAAGGTTTGATAACGCACCGCTAGGGGTAGAAGTTGATTTAGATAGCTTAACCAATATGCCTGCAAGTGCCTTTAATTACTGTGGTTTTGATGTCAGCGATGGTGAGCATTATGTTTACTTAGCTGCAAATGATCCGCGCAGTGCTTATTTACACTTATGCGAAGCAGCACCTTCACAACACCCTCATTCTATAACTGCAGGTAAATTACAGTGTGGCCAAGTGATCAGTGCTTTAGTTAATACCTATTTACAAACAAAACTAAGCCTTTAA
- the rraA gene encoding ribonuclease E activity regulator RraA gives MDYSTSDLCDHFADVVDVLEPMFINFGGRHSFGGRIKTVKCFENNELIRQLLSQDGTDQILLIDGGGSTRRALIDIELAELALENNWQGIIVYGALRHVDELEELDLGIQAIASIPVAADSEGAGESGIGVNFAGVSFFDDDFVYADSTGIVLSAEELELEIIEL, from the coding sequence ATGGATTACAGCACTTCTGATTTATGCGACCACTTTGCTGATGTGGTTGATGTGCTTGAACCTATGTTCATCAACTTTGGTGGTCGACACAGTTTTGGTGGCCGCATTAAAACGGTAAAATGTTTTGAAAACAATGAACTGATCCGCCAATTACTTTCTCAAGATGGTACTGATCAGATTTTACTTATTGATGGTGGCGGCTCAACTCGCAGAGCATTAATCGACATTGAGCTGGCTGAGCTGGCACTAGAAAACAATTGGCAAGGCATTATCGTATATGGTGCATTACGTCACGTTGATGAGCTTGAAGAACTTGATTTAGGTATTCAAGCTATTGCGTCAATTCCTGTTGCAGCAGACAGTGAAGGCGCGGGCGAAAGCGGTATAGGGGTTAATTTCGCTGGCGTATCATTTTTTGATGATGACTTTGTATATGCTGACAGTACCGGTATTGTGCTTTCAGCTGAAGAATTAGAGCTAGAAATAATAGAACTGTAG